From Mercenaria mercenaria strain notata chromosome 17, MADL_Memer_1, whole genome shotgun sequence, the proteins below share one genomic window:
- the LOC123553521 gene encoding uncharacterized protein LOC123553521 yields MWRSDLELQLKCFHHEDRQMNTNRPASATISVNATPLQIQRAEKQNGTSANLPLGSLPAGSKYNTDHCYCMLLFSFICSTTGTSAKCWASTSGFITQKFVTCRNTASRKVSTQFHSEVL; encoded by the exons ATGTGGAG GTCCGATTTAGAACTTCAGTTGAAGTGTTTTCATCATGAAGATAgacaaatgaatacaaataggccGGCATCTGCAACGATCAGTGTTAACGCAACTCCATTACAAATACAGCGTGCAGAAAAACAAAACGGCACGTCGGCCAATTTACCTCTAGGAAGTTTGCCGGCCGGGTCGAAATACAATACAGATCACTGTTACTGCATGTTGTTGT TCTCATTTATTTGTTCTACAACTGGTACATCGGCCAAGTGTTGGGCCAGTACTTCAGGGTTTATTACGCAAAAGTTTGTTACCTGCAGAAACACTGCATCACGAAAAGTAAGTACACAGTTCCATTCTGAAGTATTATGA